AGGCCGACCTGATGATCGTGTCGGGCCGGGTCTCGCAGAAGATGGCCCCGGTGCTCCGAGAGATCTACGACCAGATGCCCGAGCCGAAGTGGGTCATCGCGATGGGTGACTGTGCCTCGTGCGGCGGCGTGTTCAACAACTACGCGCTGGTGCAGGGCGTCGACAACGTGGTGCCGGTGGACGTCTACATTCCTGGCTGCCCGCCCCGACCGGAGGCCTTGATCGACGGCATCATCAAGCTCAAGCAAGATATCGGGAAGGGGCTTCGCTAGCGATGACCGTTGCCGAAGAGTCGCTGACCGAGGCGTTTCCCGA
This genomic stretch from Chloroflexota bacterium harbors:
- a CDS encoding NADH-quinone oxidoreductase subunit B, with the translated sequence MAANRGGHVRDASPGFLLGKLADWSRETSLWPATFGLACCAIEMMAASAAHYDIARFGSEVFRASPRQADLMIVSGRVSQKMAPVLREIYDQMPEPKWVIAMGDCASCGGVFNNYALVQGVDNVVPVDVYIPGCPPRPEALIDGIIKLKQDIGKGLR